A single genomic interval of Lathyrus oleraceus cultivar Zhongwan6 chromosome 7, CAAS_Psat_ZW6_1.0, whole genome shotgun sequence harbors:
- the LOC127103978 gene encoding uncharacterized protein LOC127103978, with amino-acid sequence MDASEQMQMFVNGLKIKSKQLIDIAACGSTNFSTATGIKKIIEVIAANEHMELYDRCQRKLEGVIDLKLETNKIRIEDSIAAEVDKKLKAMNIGTQPVAQVQFQEETRNNQKNTTASIKNLEVQMGQIARQLASSSQAQGALPSATVTNPREHNNVSTVTTRSGKSDEVVEEVDEEEDQLIEVHLEITENEVVREEVVESKPVVKETIIDPKPVVKLPFPTRNKKKGQHEKNFEKFLELFKKLEINIPLLEALEQMPTYAKFMKDIISKRRTTDINPIILIETCSAILQGMKIPIKKKDRGVVTIPCTIGDMSFNKALIDMGASVSLMSLSIYKKLGIGVVQDTKMTLQFADHSIKKPYGIVEDALVKIDKFIFSVDFVILEIPEDEEIPLILGRPFLETGRCLINIEEGTMTLKVYDEELKIDVRNTMRQVPENEPNSELREMSLHGA; translated from the exons ATGGATGCAAgtgaacaaatgcagatgtttgtgaaCGGTCTTAAAATAAAGAGCAAACAGCTGATTGATATTGCAGCCTGTGGttccacaaatttttcaacagccaccggtatcaagaagatcattgaagttATTGCTGCTAATGAGCACATGGAGTTGTATGATAGGTGTCAAAGAAAACTAGAAGGGGTTATAGATTTAAAGCTGGAAACTAATAAAATTCGTATTGAGGATAGTATAGCTGCTGAAGTTGATAAGAAGCTGAAGGCGATGAATATAGGCACCCAACCGGTGGCACAG GTtcaatttcaagaagaaacccggaacaatcagaaaaacaccacgGCATCTATAAAGAATCTTGAAGTCCAAATGGGGCAAATCGCTCGGCAACTAGCTTCGAGTTCTCAAGCACAGGGTGCTCTACCTAGTGCAACCGTGACAAATcctagagagcataataatgtgagcACGGTGACAACACGAAGTGGTAAATCTGATGAAGTTGTTGAGGAAgtggatgaagaggaagaccAATTGATCGAAGTGCACCTTGAGATCACAGAAAATGAAGTTGTTAGAGAAGAAGTGGTAGAATCGAAACCGGTTGTGAAAGAAACAATCATTGATCCCAAGCCGGTTGTTAAGCTCCCGTTCCCCACTAGAAACAAGAAAAAAGGGcaacatgagaaaaactttgaaaaattcttagagttgttcaagaagctAGAAATTAACATTCCATTGTTGGaggcacttgaacaaatgcctacgtatgccaagttcatgaaggatatcATTTCAAAGAGGCGTACCACCGACATTAACCCAATTATTCTAAttgaaacttgtagtgctattttacagggtatgaagattccgaTAAAGAAGAAGGATCGAGGAGTTGTCACTATCCCATGTACTATTGGAGATATGTCGTTCAACAAAGCTCTGATTGATAtgggagctagtgtgagtctcaTGTCGTTATCTATTTATAAGAAGCTTGGTATAGGGGTTGTGCAAGATACCAAAATGACACTCCAATTCGCGGATCATTCGATCAAGAAACCGTATGGCATTGTTGAAGATGCTCTAGTGAAAATTGATAAGTTTATATTTTCGGTGGATTTTGTAATTCTTGAAATtccagaagatgaagagatcccTCTCATTCTGGGGAGACCCTTTTTGGAGACGGGACGATGCTTGATAAACATAGAAGAAGGAACAATGACACTGAAGGTTTATGATGAGGAATTGAAAATTGATGTTCGAAACACCATGAG ACAGGTGCCAGAAAATGAACCTAATTCTGAGTTGAgagaaatgtcacttcatggtgcgTGA